Part of the Effusibacillus lacus genome is shown below.
TGACCCTCCTATATATAGTGTATATAATGTCATTGACCCCAAAACCAACACTAGATATAGTGCTAGGTTACATAATGGGGAAGTTGAGAATCATAAGCATATCTGTCAGGAACGATTGGGGGGCCGTACATGCGCTGTCCATATTGTCACCATACCGATTCGCGGGTGCTGGAGTCCCGGTCGAGCGAAGATCACTCAACGATCCGCAGAAGGAGGGAATGCCCGTCTTGTATGAAGCGGTTCACCACCTACGAGAAGATCGAGATGGCGCCGCTTCTGGTTGTCAAGAAAGACAACAGGCGGGAAGAGTTCTCACGGGACAAGTTGCTTCGCGGCATCATGAAAGCTTGTGAGAAGAGGCCGGTTGCAGTCGAAGAGGTTGAACGACTCGTTGAGGAAGTGGAACGGGAGGTTCGCTCCGAGTATGACAAAGAGGTTCCGGCCGAAGCTGTTGGTGAGAAGGTGATGGAGAAGCTCCGCGATTTGGATGGAGTGGCGTATGTACGATTTGCAAGTGTATATCGTCAATTCCGCGACGTCGAGTCCTTTGCCCAGGAAGTCCTGAACCTGCTCGACGGCAAAAAGATGGGAGGAAAACAATGAAAGCCGAAATGACCAGCATGTTGCCTTTTACGGCAGAAGATTACCTATCGCCCACCGGGGAACGGATTGTGGCCGACCGGTATCTGTTAAAGGATGTGAAAAAGGAGACCCTGCAGGTAGGCAGCCTGGTAGTTGCCGTTATTGACAAGAAGCGCGCCCTGCACGAACTTGCAAAAGTGGTTGCGTTGAATCCGGAAGAGCGAAAGGCTACCGTGGAACTGCGGGACGGATTCAAAATCGAACTCTCCTACGATCATCTCGACGTGCTGAAAGAGACCTCCCCGCGCCAGATGTGGCGGAGGATCGCCAAGGGCGCCGCAACGGTCACCAAAGACCCGAAGAAATGGGAAGAGCGATT
Proteins encoded:
- the nrdR gene encoding transcriptional regulator NrdR, giving the protein MRCPYCHHTDSRVLESRSSEDHSTIRRRRECPSCMKRFTTYEKIEMAPLLVVKKDNRREEFSRDKLLRGIMKACEKRPVAVEEVERLVEEVEREVRSEYDKEVPAEAVGEKVMEKLRDLDGVAYVRFASVYRQFRDVESFAQEVLNLLDGKKMGGKQ